The Candidatus Zixiibacteriota bacterium genome includes the window GCAGCTGGAGCGCGTCCTCGGTGTCCGACCGATCCATGATCGTGAACGACGGCGGCAGCTGGACGTGTCGCCCGAGCTGGCGCAGCACGACGTTGGCGAAGGAGTGGAACGTACCGCCGGCGACCTCGCTGCAGCGCTTGTCGACCAGCAGGCTGGCGCGGCGAAGCATCTCCTCGGCGGCGCGCCGCGTGAAGGTCAAGAGCAGGATCGAGCGCGGGTCGACGCCGACGTCGACCAGGTGGGCGACGCGGTAGACCAGCGTCCGGGTCTTGCCCGTGCCTGCGCCGGCGACGATCAGGAGCGGTCCTTCCACCAGCGTGGCCGCCTGGTACTGCGCGTCGTTCAGCTCCTTGCGGTAGTCGACGCCGGACGGACGCCGGGCGCTGTGGTTCGTGCTTTTGAGGACGTACGTCTTGGACAAGAGGTCTCCCGTCGGGGAGTACGTTACCTATTTTCGCCCGGTGGAGCAAGGGACGGAGGACCGCCGGGCCCCTTGTGCGGGGAGGCCGCGTCGCCGCGCGGAGCGAAGATTTGAAACGACTGACGGTCGAGGAAATCGAACCGCCCGCGCAGCTCGTAGCCGGCCCGGTTCATCTCGTCGAGGATGAGGGCCGCGGGCGTGTGATGCCCTCCCACGCCGGAGAACCAGGAGCGCTCGTCGAACTCGACGATCGCAACGCGCCCGCCGGGCGCGAGGTACTTTCGCAGGTTGCGAAAGTAGGCGACCCGGTTCCCGATATGGTGGTAAGTGTTGGCGGCGAAAACCAGGTCGATCTCGCGGTCCGGGAGCCGTGGATCGTCGGAGGCCGCCAGCACCGTCTGGACGTTGGCGAACCCCTCGCGCTGCGCCTGCTCCGCGACGAGCTCGATCATGTCGGGATCGATGTCGACCGCGTAGAGCTTGCCGGCCGGGCCGACCGCGCGAGCGAGGCGAAACGTGAAGTAACCTCCGCCGGCGCCGAGGTCGACCACCCTGTCGCCGGGGCGGAGCGCCAGCGACTCGACGACCCGATCGGGCTGCTGCCATTCATCGCGGCTCAGCCCCTCGTAGGCCCACTGCTTGAGCCTCCCGCAGGCGCCCGAAAGGGCGGCGACGAGAAAGAGCGCGAAAAACGAGCGGCGGAAGAAGACCCGGCTGCGGAAAACCCCTGTCATTGCGGCCCGCGCGGCAAACGGCTACGGCCGGGAGCGGTTGTGCGCCGCCTTGTCGAGCGCTTCTCCGACCTTGCGGCGCAGCTCGACCACGTCGAAGGGTTTTCCGACGAAGTCGAACGCGCCGCACTCCATGGCCTTCCCCGCCAGCTGGCGGGAGTTGAGACCGGTGAGCACGATGACCTCGCAGGTCGGATGGATGCGCTTGATCTGCCGGAGCACTTCGAGGCCGTCGGCCTTCGGCATGAGCACGTCGAGCAGCACGACCTCCGGTCTCTCGCTCTCCACCTGAGGAATCGCGCGGTCGACGGAGTCGGCTTCCAGCAGGCGGAAGGCCTTGCCGAAAACCATCTTCAGCGATTCGCGAACGCCGACCTCGTCGTCGACCAGCAACAGGGAAGGAAGGCTCATATCGCCCGGCAAAACACCCGGATTGTCCAGTACTCTCGCATTAACCGGCGCGGCTCGCAAGGGGCGCAACCGAAGACCGCCTTCGGCGGTCGTTCAAGCCGTTCAAGCGGTTCAATCGGTTCAAATCGTCCGACGCCGAAAGGTGCCGGTAGAATGCTCCCGCCGGTCGACGGTTCGCGGTCCCGGGTGCTTCGAACCTTGAACCGGAACCGGAAACTCGCTTCGGCCGATTTCCGGACAGAGCCGCGGCTGGTTCAGGTGGGCGGCGCATTCCTCGCGGATCTCTCGGGCGGATTTCTCGAAGACGGTTTTCAGATAGCCGGCGGCTTCGCGAAGGCAGGCGGCGCGGTCTTCACCGCGGTCGAAGGCCGAGCAAAAAGGAAACGCGTAACGGCCGTCCCAGGAGTGATCGACGAGGGCGTAGACGACGCCGCGCATGCAAGCCAGCCGCTGGTCTTCGGAAGCAAGCTCGCATTTTTCCGCGGCGGGCTTGATCCGCCCGAGGCGGACGTCGTTCGAAACGTCGCGGCCGATCGACATGACGCATTGAATCCGGAACTCGCCCGCCCGCCCGCATTCGGCGAACAGCCGCGCTCCCGTGACACCCATCTCGATCATCCGCGAGGTCTGCATCAGGTAGCATTGCGGGCGGTATTTCGCGTCGATCGCGTTGCACGGATAGTGATAATCGGTCGCGCTGAGATCGCGTTTCTCCGGGGCCGCGGCGGATACGTTTTCCATGAAGACGCCGCCGTAACAGGAGTCGCGGCTCCAGTCGTCCGGCAGCCCGTCGCAAATCTCCAGCGCCGCGTTGAGCCGATAGCGGGCAAAGAAGAGCAGCGCGTGGCCGAGGCCGTGAAGGCATTGAAAGCGCAGGCGCAGCGGCGCCTGCGGATCGCACGCCGAAGCCGCTTTTTCCCTGAGCTCGGCCTGGGAAGGATGTCTGCCCGCCTGCTCGTAGAGCCCGTCACCCCGCAGGAACCTTTCCACCGCGCCGTGATAGCAGCCCGAATGGCAGGTCTGATCGCAGGCGGCGAAAGAGTCGTGAATATTGCCTTTCAGGAGGAAGGTCTCGCGTCCGATCGCGTGCGCGACCGGATGGCAGTCGCGGCGCAGGTCGGCGTCCCCGGCTTCGAGCCGGCGGAGGTCGCCCAGCGCGTCCGCCGTCGACTGCCGCCTCAGCGCGTCGCGATAGAGAAGATCCAGGCACTCGGCGGCGCCCGGAAGCTGCAAGCATTCCCTGATCGCTTCCGGCGCCGGCAGTGCGAGAGAGGAAGCGCTCGCTCGCCCGCCTGCCGCAATCGAGATCGAGAACAGGAGGCAAATCCGAAAGAAAAGGCGCTCTTTTCGCAGGGCGCTTCCCTTCGACATGAGACGGAGGTTAGCCGAAGCGGACGGCGCCGGCAACGGCCGCGTTGCCCCCCGCAGCGGCGGTCCGGGTCGCGATAGCGGCGGCCTTGCGATTCTGGTATTTTCGAAGAAGCTTTCATGGCGAGGGTCACGGCGTTCTGCCTCTTGATCGGCTTATTCCTCCCCTCCGCGCTCGCCGCCGGCGAGACCTCGGCGGCGGTGCAGGTGCCGCTGTACGCGCCGCGCTATTTCCCGTTTCAAAACGGGGAGAAAGCCGTTTATCACGCCAGCTGGAACGGGATCCCGGTCGGAAGCGCCGAGGTCCAGACGAGGAGACTCTCGATCGAAGGCAAGCCTTTCTTCGCGGTCCGGGTCGATGCCCGGACATCGAGGGTCCTGGATCTGGTCTGGAAAATGCGCGACACGATCAGCTCGGTTTTCGACGCGAGGTCGCTGGCGCCGTCTCGTTACGTCTTCAACCAGCGCGAAAACCAGCGGGTGATCGACACCGATGCGCGCTACGATCCAGTGGCTAAGAAATGGTCGGTCGACCGCCGCCAGAAGGGCAAGAAGCCGCGCATCTACGAGTTCGACGGGCCCAACACGCTGGATCCGATCAGCGCCGTTTACCTGGCGCGAAGCGTGGATTTCAAAGTCGGCGACCGACTGCTGTTCCACGTGTTCGGCGGCCGCTATCGTTACCTTCTCGAGCTCACGGTCGAGCGAAGGGAGCCGGTTGCGGTGGGTAATCGAGCGGTGGAAGCGTTCAGGATCGTGCCCAAGGTCACCAATCTGACCAAGAAAGGCTACGCCGGCAGGCTTAACGAAGCCACCATCTGGATCTCCGCGGACGAGAGGCGGATTCCGGTGAAGCTTACGAGCAGGATTTTCGTCGGCAGCGTGGAGATGGAGCTTGCGGAAGGCGAGACCGGCCTTCGGCCCACCGCCACGGCTGCGGCGGGACGCCCGGGCTAGGTTGCCGATTCCAGGAGTCCCTGCGCCGTTTTTCCCTGCCGGTGCCCCGCCAGGTAAACAAAGCCCCTGCCGAGCCGTCTAAGCCTGGCGGAGGGTCGTCCGTCATGAAGCTCGGATCGTTGGCAGCCGGTCGCCCGGGTGCGGTTCTTGCCGCCTGTGAAGTCGCGATTTTCCTGCTCGCCGGATGCGCGGGAGGTGCTCTGACCACGCGGGAGAAAGCAGCCGGAATCGGCGCGCTCGGCGGCGCTGCTGCGGGAGGGATCATCGGGTCTGCGGTCCGCCATCCGGGAGCCGGGGCGGCGATTGGTGCAGCCCTCGGCCTGGGCGCGGGCGCGTTGATCGGCGACCAGCTCCAGGGAAGAGAGATCCAGGCCGCCGAGCAAGACGGCCGGATTCAGGCGAACCAACGGGAAATCGAGCGGCAACGGGCCGAGCTGGAAGAGCTCAAGCAGCGCCAAAGCGAGACCTACTACTGAGGCATTCGAGGTCTTTGGCTCAACCATGGAAAAAGTGCGGGACCGCATCGGCCGGGACTGGGAGGATTTCGCGCTCGCGCTCGTTCTCGCCCTCTACGCGATCCTCGGGATTCTCGCCCTCGGCGTTCTCTGGGCCGTGGCGCCCGGCTCGTAGTCCTTCCGCAGCCGCCTCCGCGCTTGATACGCGCCGGCGGTCGTCCTAGATTCGCCTATCATGCGGCTTCTGGTGACCGGCGCCGCCGGATTGATCGGGCGGCACGTCGCGGAGCGCTTCGCGCCAAAGCACGAGGTGGTGGCGCTCCGGCACGCCGATCTCGACATCACCGACCGAGAGGCCGTGCACCGAACCGTTGCCGCCGTCCGCCCTGCGTTGATCGTGAATGCCGCGGTCATCGAGGTCGACGAATGCGAGCGGGATCCTGCCTTGGCCCGGTCGATCAACGTCGACGGACCGCGCTGGCTGGCCGAAGCGGCGGCAGCCGCCCGCGCGGAGATCGTCCACTTCGGCACCAACTACGCGTTCAACGGCGCGGAGATCGGGCGCGCCCCCTACACGATCGACGATCCTCCGGACCCCGTGAACGTCTATGGCAGGACGAAGGTGGAGGGCGAGGAGGCGGTCCGGCGGGAGTGCCGGCAAAGTTACATCGTGCGCACTTCCTGGGTTTTCGGCCCCGGCAAGAGCGTCTTCCTGTGCTCCGTCCACAGGAAGCTGCGGGCGCGGCAAGCGGTGCGGGCCATCGCGGATCTCTGGTCGAGCACCACGTACGTGAGGGACCTGGTCTCCAGACTCGAAGCGGTGCTCGCCGCCCGGCGCCACGGGACCTATCACATCGTCAACGCGGGCGTCTGCTCGTACTACGAATTCGCGGTCGAGGCGGCGCGGCTGGTGGGTCTCGGTCCGCCCGAGATCGCACGGCTCGTAAGCGGGGTGAAGGAAGCCGATATGGCGCGCCTCGCCCCGCGCCCCCGCTACACCCCGCTTCGCTGCCGGCTTTCCGAAGAGCTCGGGTTGCCGCCGCTGCGCCACTGGCGAGAGGCGCTCGCGGAGTACGTCGTCTCGTGACCGGTACGGCGGCGCTCAACCGCGATTTTTCGCCGCGCGCGCAGCGGCCACGTCGCCCTCGCCAAGCCGGTAGAATCGCGCCGGGTTATCGAAGAGGATTTTTCTCTTGACCTCGTCGGTCAGGTCCGTGCGCCTCATCAAGTGGGGCAGGTCCCCGCCGAACTGGTCGCGCTCGCGCTCGTGCGGAAAGTCGGAAGCCCACATGACGACGTCCGGTCTGACGAGGTCGAGCACGTAGGGCGCGGTGCGCTCCTCCACCTCCATGGTGAAGAAGATGTTGCCGGACTTGAAGAAGCGGCTGGGAGGGGACGTGAGCTGCGGCGCCAGCCGGGCGGCGAACTTCTCGTAGTCCTCTTCCATCCTGTCCATCATGAACGGCACCCATCCCGCGCCGGCTTCGAGGTAGGCGACTCTGAGGCGCGGGAATTCCTGGAACACTCCCTGGAACATCATGTTGGTGAGCTGAATAAACAGCGCCACCGGGTGCTCCAGCGTGTGCGCCTCGAGGAAGCTCGCGACGCGGTCGAGGCCGAGGTTCTGGCTGACGCCCCCGTGGATGGCGAGAGGGACGTCGAGGGACTGTGCCTCGTCGTAGATCGGGTGGAAGACCGGCGAGCCGTAGAGGGGGAGCTTGTTGTTGGTCACGGCGGGCAGCAGGCCGCCGACGAAGCCGAGCTCCCTGACGGCGCGTCG containing:
- a CDS encoding response regulator, producing the protein MSLPSLLLVDDEVGVRESLKMVFGKAFRLLEADSVDRAIPQVESERPEVVLLDVLMPKADGLEVLRQIKRIHPTCEVIVLTGLNSRQLAGKAMECGAFDFVGKPFDVVELRRKVGEALDKAAHNRSRP
- a CDS encoding class I SAM-dependent methyltransferase, yielding MTGVFRSRVFFRRSFFALFLVAALSGACGRLKQWAYEGLSRDEWQQPDRVVESLALRPGDRVVDLGAGGGYFTFRLARAVGPAGKLYAVDIDPDMIELVAEQAQREGFANVQTVLAASDDPRLPDREIDLVFAANTYHHIGNRVAYFRNLRKYLAPGGRVAIVEFDERSWFSGVGGHHTPAALILDEMNRAGYELRGRFDFLDRQSFQIFAPRGDAASPHKGPGGPPSLAPPGENR
- a CDS encoding glycine zipper domain-containing protein produces the protein MKLGSLAAGRPGAVLAACEVAIFLLAGCAGGALTTREKAAGIGALGGAAAGGIIGSAVRHPGAGAAIGAALGLGAGALIGDQLQGREIQAAEQDGRIQANQREIERQRAELEELKQRQSETYY
- the rfbD gene encoding dTDP-4-dehydrorhamnose reductase, whose product is MRLLVTGAAGLIGRHVAERFAPKHEVVALRHADLDITDREAVHRTVAAVRPALIVNAAVIEVDECERDPALARSINVDGPRWLAEAAAAARAEIVHFGTNYAFNGAEIGRAPYTIDDPPDPVNVYGRTKVEGEEAVRRECRQSYIVRTSWVFGPGKSVFLCSVHRKLRARQAVRAIADLWSSTTYVRDLVSRLEAVLAARRHGTYHIVNAGVCSYYEFAVEAARLVGLGPPEIARLVSGVKEADMARLAPRPRYTPLRCRLSEELGLPPLRHWREALAEYVVS
- a CDS encoding amidohydrolase family protein, with the translated sequence MNGFVIDADGHVMEQHQDLFGHVRGPFAEMNWHATWPLFDADGWQRGLSRKGRREDPDAEGWIRFQDENGIDCAVLYPTSALALGMIQLPAWAAALAQGYNDWLHHRFTSQTPRLKGMALLAPQDPLAAAAELRRAVRELGFVGGLLPAVTNNKLPLYGSPVFHPIYDEAQSLDVPLAIHGGVSQNLGLDRVASFLEAHTLEHPVALFIQLTNMMFQGVFQEFPRLRVAYLEAGAGWVPFMMDRMEEDYEKFAARLAPQLTSPPSRFFKSGNIFFTMEVEERTAPYVLDLVRPDVVMWASDFPHERERDQFGGDLPHLMRRTDLTDEVKRKILFDNPARFYRLGEGDVAAARAAKNRG
- a CDS encoding DUF3108 domain-containing protein codes for the protein MARVTAFCLLIGLFLPSALAAGETSAAVQVPLYAPRYFPFQNGEKAVYHASWNGIPVGSAEVQTRRLSIEGKPFFAVRVDARTSRVLDLVWKMRDTISSVFDARSLAPSRYVFNQRENQRVIDTDARYDPVAKKWSVDRRQKGKKPRIYEFDGPNTLDPISAVYLARSVDFKVGDRLLFHVFGGRYRYLLELTVERREPVAVGNRAVEAFRIVPKVTNLTKKGYAGRLNEATIWISADERRIPVKLTSRIFVGSVEMELAEGETGLRPTATAAAGRPG